AGCTTTTTTAGTTGTTTAAGAATGtagcaaaaattaattttaaaatattttttatagaaatatattaaaataatttttttaatttttaaaatttatttttaatatagaaaatcaaaacaatctaaaaaaattttaaaaaataataattaaaattttaaaaaaaaaatcattttttttttaaatacagttAAATCAcaatactaaaaataacaaatcagtGCTACAATGTTAGACACCTCTGCTTGGAAATAGCTTTGAAAATTTGATTTCCAGTTTCGCTCGTGTAGTCTGATACAACTGAGATTCCAACCTCCACTGCAACCTCGTTAAGTACTTTACTACTGCCATCTCCATTCATCAAGCAGAATTTGCTTGTACTGATGCAAACACATCGCCCCTGCATGGTGGCAGCATAACGGCTGCCATCAAACTACCAGCACCGCTGCCGCTTTCACCGTCCCGTCACAACCATCAGCAACCTTAGCTCATCTTGTTGAACACGGCCATGTCTAACTCCACTTAATGTGATCATCTTGTTCTACTGTCATCACCACCATGTCACTACCAAATCAAGACATCTTTGGTAAcattatcatcaccaccaccaaATTCGTGGAAATGCAATGCCATTTTTATGCCTAGTGTTATCGTTCCCTTTAGTGTCACCACCTTTCTAATCTATAGCAGCAAAGCATAGGATTAAGTGGCATTTCAAGCATTCAAACAATCAACACTACAGCTGTTTCCAAACCCCTGCTTTATAATTTCACCAAAATCCGGCCAACTCTACCTTTTGACATTCAAAATCATAATAGGAAAATACAAAACTGTGAACCTTCAAGATATCAAAAGTCCAAAAGCTCAGTGTCTTGAAACTTTCACAAACTCAAAGCTTGAACTTTCATACAGAGGAAACCTAATATGATACGATATTTACCGTTGAATGCCAAGGCATTGCGCCACTACATAATTTACTTCTCAATATAATGGGGCGAGGGAAAGTGGGAAACCTTCTGATTGTGTTGGTAAAGCACCTAAACCTTCACATTTTAACTTCATGCAACTCTTAGTGCAAGTGAATAACCTACTGCTCCTCTGGTAGGTTCCCTGGGTGAATACTACCTTGGTATTAAGTACTAAGTTGCTCTGACATCCAAATATATCTCTCTTGACAAGAGCAGATAACTACACCAATCATTTTCACCAAATAGCATAGCCTTAACTTACACAGCACACCGTGCAGCCTGTGTGAATCAATTGTGGCACAACATAGTATCAATTGTCAAGATGAGGGATTTAAAAGGGTATCCTTCCTTTATTAGAGAGCAGATAGATTTTAAAACAGATTCCAAATACTTAATTTTCTAGGTTTATTTCACTCTAATTTCAACCCCCTTACAAACTCCAACCCTGCCAACAAATTTTCAATTCTATAGCTATCTTTCAGCAactgaaatttaattaaaaatgtctTTTATCCGTTTCAGGACTATAAGGAAAGCTCTTAGCTGTCCTCCATCTTTAAATGGAGCAAGGGACGTAGCATAAACTGGCCTAGCAAGTAGCACAATGATGGGCATTACAAAAAtggcaaaaaagaagaaaaaaaattgctatttACCATCCAACCTAAAAATGAAAACTACCAGGAGAGACCTATGAATGATAGAAGACCATTGACACATGACTACTATGCATTCACCAGACAATAAATTACTGTCACATGCAACACCGCACATAAATCATGAGGACCTAAGTTATCATGTTATTAGAACCTCTTaaagggaaaagaagaaaaatattctcTAAGTTGGTTATCCTAGAATGAACAGACACAGTTGGACTCTACACCAACTATGATGATTAAACTACAAGTTCAACGATGGCAGAGAAAATGCAAAAAGAGCAGGATTGGCAGGTGATATGAATTCATGTAAGAGAGCTGAAAGATTTCCTGTTTATTCTAAGTTAGATGATGAGACACCAGGAATCATTAATTGCCTCTTAATCCACCATCTAACTAGCAAAACCCATCCACATAtactaatttatatttcaaaacagtaGCAAGAATGCCAACTGATTGTTTGACTAAACCTTACTATCCTTCAAAACTTAGACTTGCTAGTAAATAACAAATTGCTCACTAACAATGTGGCAATCCTCAAGAAACTAACTCACAAAATCTGCGACTACGTCATAGGTAAGCCATGAACAATCAATCATTTTCACAGGTGTCCATAAAGAATGAGGCAGCCAGATTCATTAAAAACAGGTTTTTATTTCAAACGCATGCTGAATCAGATGAAATTGAATAAGCACATACATAAATAATAGAAGAATAGAGGAAATTTCTTAACAATTAACAatagaaggaagaaaaattcaattacataagatttaaaagatcaagaaaaataCACTACAAGGCATGAATCTATCAAATAAATCTCATCTACTACATCATTTTCCCTGGAATAAGTTTGAAACAGCTAAGACTACATGCAGAAAGACCATAAAACAACAGTCAGTGCCAAAAAGGCACAACTTCAAAATAATCGAATGCGACGGAAACTCATCAACTACAAACTACAATGCAAGCCCCTGCCAAGACAGGATGCATAAATATACACAAATACAAACATGCTGGGTTGCAATGTATGCAAGAGAAAGATCCACATGGTACATCTACCTGATAGTGACAAACTTGTTTGTACCGTGTTTAGCCCAGTGAGTTCTCAGATCAATGGGATTAGAAAAGTCATAGCCTTCACCAGCAAGTTTCTCTAAGACTTTCTTAAAAGCTCCTAAACTCATTTTTCTCCCTGCTATCCTTGCACCACGTCTTTTCATACTCATAGGCAAGGGATACACAGATATGCATGTCGTACAACATGCTGATTGCCACCCACCACAACCCCAACGATAGCATTGTTGAGGATTGCCAGTACACGAGCACACTGGTATAGGAATGACTGAAATGTCCATATTGATCCCATTTATCATAATTTCAGCAGTTTTCTTGGCAGACCTTACTCGTTGAACAGAAAGAGTATCCTCAGGCTTGGGTACTTGAGGGCCCCTCTTACCCTTCTTTGCTTTCGGGGATTTTGGGGCTTTCTGACGCTGCCTCTTTTTATTAGGACCATTTACCTTTTCAACAACACCAGCCTCTTCAACTAGCTCCAGCGGTTCATCCTTAGTTGAATAAGGTGGTTGAAACACTTGCATATGATGAGCTGAAGATGTTTCAGGAAAAACAGCCGCATAATTATGGTTTCCAGGCAAAACATTGATAAACTTTTCTCTCTGGCCAATCCAAGCTCCCCTCATATACTCCATAGGGTGCATGGGCTGCGAAACACCAACATCTTTATGGTTAAAACCTCCATTCATACTTGTCATGATTGCGGCACTACGCGAACCCAAAAAGGGTTTCTCAGGCATTGTTGGGGACATGAGCTGCAGACCCAGATTTCCTTTAACAGGTGTTGGTTCATAGTAACCCCAATTACGAATATTCAAACTGTTATCTTCATCCATTATTTCAAACTTGGACAATTCAAGAGAACTTATTTAACCTTAACACAATTAGTTGTCAGCATTGTGTTCACCTGAGAAAATCTCCAAAAAGATTACAGACgcaaaaattaattcaaacccaaatcacagaaaccaaaaaattaataagcagATAGTCAAATCACAGTAAAGTTTGTGCCTTGAAACTAGCAGAAGTCTCAATTAGCAGAACTAGTaagccaaaataaataataaaaacatatgagTCATAGCCAGAAAGTAAGATCTTCGAATTTTTGGATTTGTCtgataaaatttcttttaaagaaaatagacAGCCATTGGCGTAGTATTTTAGGAAATATAAAGCAACTTACTTGAAAGAAGACGTGGAGAGCTTTTTAGGGTTCTTGTTCTATACTGAAGAAGCACGATAAAAGAAGTGATGCACgccaatttttttatgtatttacttTTTACTCATTTTTGAAAGTGCTCCTTATCTAGGAATTTGAGAATGTTGGTGCGCACTTGCTAGTGTTTTGAGATCTTTTCGTCTCTGTTTCGTTCTcagtttgaatttatttttcattaaaatttgaatttttttaaaattaatttttaatattttagatgttttgatattttatgttcaaaaaaattaaaaattaaaaatattattttaatatatttttaaataaaaaatattttaaaaaataatttttatcaaactctCAAACACCCAAAATAATAGCCAAGCTTCCACACAggtcctattatttttttttaatagtaaaaaagtaatatttagaCATTATTagtgtgttttaaataaaaaaaattcataattcagGTTATATAACCCAGTAAGTctagtaaaatattttcatttaattatataataaaaaaaagacaataaatgagctggatttaaaaaaaaaatgataacaatgacaagaagaaaataaggcttatcaaaaagaaaaaataaaaaatctgaattttaaaataatttaatattaaaaaataaaatttaaaaaaataacaaaattaaaaggctcAAGTCAACAACAATTAACATAACAAACTCACAACCTGAGTTGTGAGGTTAGAccaacctcataaaaaataaattgaaaaaaaaataatgcctaaaaaaataaaacacgtACAAATCCTGGTAAAGCTGTAAAACCTCGCAAGTTGGATCATACAAACAAAATAGAaggcaaaacatgaaaaataacaaagttaaattttaaaaaagaatctaattttaaaagagacaacaaaaaaaatatatagaaaaaaaaggtcTAAAAAATATACCCGAGTTAATCATCCATAATTATTGTCTCGattataaaattgagataaccTAATTAAAAGGAAACCAAAAAAGATCATAAGCCTTTTATAAgtaatgtcaaatgatgaaattataattaaaaaaaataaatgaaaaaaaaatatcaatttgtatTAACTTCTCAAACCTGTAACTTGAGTCATTAAACTAGAATCATCTCATCTAAAAAACCACAAAACCTAATtcctaacaaataaaatattaaacgatgaaattaaagaaaaaaaaacaattatacaaaatgattcaaaacaaaaaaaaataacaattaagagaatgagaaccaaattaaaaataaaaataaataaatgagatgGCAACCTAGAATTTGGAATTGAATAgacaaattgaaaagaaaaatgaaattcatataagaatctagaaaaatatcaaaatcaaaagaataaggattacatttgaaaaaaatacaaattacaattatggattcaaagatgaaattaaaaacaaattaaaatttgccAAATGaaccaagaacaaaaattagaacAAAACATGAGGACCAAAGTTCAAGTaacagtaaataataataaaaaaaaacctttgaatgGCCGGTGCAAATTTCGAGgggaggaaagagaaaaaaaaaaggaccactAGTGACATACCATCACATAAATGACGAGAAATGTTGCTCCACGTAGAGGAAGACATCTCGATACTTCCAATGTCTTCATGGAAACTATCATTTAGATGTTAGAAGGCTCTGTACTATCATTAAAGGAATGCGGGTGCCTCCCACCCAAATTGCATGTTTTAGCcaactttgatttttaaattatattttatagttattaaaatattaaattgtctCTTATTCAACTTGATAATAACTaaaagactaaaatgaaaatacaaaaaaataaaaatctctagACTCtagttaaataagttttttttttaagggtaatttaattatttaagtgtatttttaaaattttaaaagactaACTTATCCCTTATAATATGacaatgattaataaaaagattatattaCCCTAATAGccaattcattgattttttttagaaccaattcattgatttttttagaagggTAATGATCCGTAAATCCTCTCATAACAaagattgtttttccttttctaattagcttttgttattaatatgaCAAAATTACTTGTTcgatataatgaaaaaaaatctaatttgacAAGGGTAAATATGTATGTaaagataataatttaatatgaatataataaatatttatttgaactaATTCAAATAGATAAGTTAATGAATATTGTTAAACTTTATTGAGATATATGTATTATTATATGCTATATATGtatactatttatatttttttgaatatatagatgtatatgtatattaaatgatgaaaataaatatataaatatatatatatatatatagattagtttatgttgaataataaatagtacttgagtaataaatatttaaaattttatgaataagatataaatatataatttttttatctaataaataatgaatataatataataaaaaaccttACTTTTATGTAGCTATTGTTCTCCCTAGATGAACGACACTCCTCTTACATAAACAAAGAGAGATGATGACTAAGAACATGCTTCTTTTCAAGAATTATGAACtcaattacagaaaaaaaatgtatacatattattttttatttcatgaaaattacttttacataaattttttcttaaaataatatttttattagttatatttaattatatacgAAACATATCGTGAAATCCaatatttatagtattatagttttttttttttttaacaaagaagAACCTTGAGACTTCCTCAAACCCAAAGGAGAAAATATGCTTTCACCTCAATCAGATTAATATTAGGCGAGGACGTGTGAAATATAACCCACCCTTTATTATCGCTACTTTTGGGTCGttggaacatttttttttcaccataCTGTAATTATATACAGGATTACTTATTGTTGTTATCGATAGAATATTTAtgtcaattaatattttaatttttttataactcatttgtacctttaatatttttttaaaaaaatagctaaaaaaatattcaaaaacaagaatcagaaaaaatattttcaaataagcttttaaaaaaaattccaaatttaGTTGGACATGccaagtttttattaatttatttaagagGCACttagagggttaaattgaagaaaataggCTATAATTGAAGGAATTAACAAAGCaaggatcaaatataaaaattggcATGGCGTGAGAGCTCTTGTTAATTCAATTGGGGGTctaattgatataatttgatgttttaatagCCAATTctaaaaaaggtttaaaaattagagatcattttgaatttatttgggATTAGGCTTGTGTTTTGTTTCCACTACCTAGGTTAGGGGATAGTGCGGTATCAAGGAaacatttcttttcttagtTGATGCTtggtttatcaaaataaaatgaaattttattggttaaaacaataaaaactttgGAGATCAAATCTGAAGATTGGACAAATacataactcttttttttttttttctagaaacaaggaccaaattgagCAGGAAGAAGGGAATATTCATCTCTTTTCTTAtcacttgattttcttttctagtttgatcattttatattgattttatttgaaatttgatttaatggtttgttttttttattgggtcctttttttttttcatactaatCTTTTTTATCAGATGCTTTTGCTTTCCATTTAACAATtatagtttgattttgtaaaattaacccttgttaaatataaaatgatgtttGGAATAGGATAAtgtgagatgaaaaaaatatttaaaaaatgacaaaaatacaaCATAGCAGAAAAACACAATCCATAATAGGTTGCAATAATTACCtataatgtttgatttttttcttaaattttttttaggtcacttaacttttttaatgttcaatttaattctttcttattaaattaaattgaaattgaatttgatgttttatttcaattgattttatatgaaattctcaagatgttaagaataaatttcaatattaagttCATGCttgatttaacaaaataaaatttaattttattaattcaaaccaatttcaaactagAATAAATATtcaacctttttgttttttttttaatatttttatctcaacTTTCAGACATAATCTTTTGTTGGAATCTATAACTCAGTTAtcatttattaacataaataattctcaatttatttatttgtcttttccaagtataaacaattaattttttttttttttgttataaaaataaaagttaacaaCGCCTGATCCTGCAGCGCGGGGCGTTGTTAAATAAATGGTACCAAAAACAGGTCCTTATTTTTCTAGTTCTATTTCACTCCAAATTCAACCTCCTTACAAACTCCAATCCTGCCAGCAAATGGCAGGCAGGACAACCACGGCAAGAACAAAAAACTAGCTATCTTTGTTAGACCATCATCCACATAAGAACTCGAACAAAAACGACGAGAGGCCTATGCATGATAGAACATCACCACAAGAGTAAAATGCATTcgtcaaacaaaataaatcactgTCACAATCTACACACCACAGTAGCCATGAAAGGACTTAGAACTATCATGTTATTACAACCTCTTAAGggaaaaagaagcaaaacatCCTCTAAGTTGGGTTGTCAATAACAAGTTTCTCACTAACAATGTGGCAAGCCTAAAGCAACTACCTCACAAAATCAGAAACTAGGTCATGGGTCCATGAACTGCTCATTCATTTACACATGCTGCAATAACTTCAGAAAGAATGAGGCTGCCACATACACtagaattagatttttattccAAATTTATTCTAAATCAGATGAAATAGAATACGCACAAGTAAAAAAGGTAAGAAAGAATCAAGGAATCACTTAACAATTAACAGTAGAAAAATCAGTCACAAATGAGGCAAGAATCTATTGATAAATCTCATCTATTACATCAGTTTCCCTAGCATCAATAAGTTTGAAACAGCTTAGAGTACAAGCAGAACAAGGATCCATATGGTACATCTACCTAATAGTGACAAACTTGTTCGTACCGTGTTTAGCCCAGTGAGTTCTCAGATCAATCGGATTAGAGAAGTCATAGCCTTCACCGGCAAGTTTCTCTAAGACTTTCTTGAAAGCTCCTAGACTCATTTTTCTCCCTGCTATCCTTGCACTACGCCGTTTTGTACTCATAGGCAAGGGATACACAGAAATGCATGTTGTACAACATGCTGATTGCCATCCACCACAGCCCCAACGATAGCATTGTTGGGGGTTGCCAGTACACGAGCAAACAGGTATGGGAATGACTGAAATGTCCATGTTGATCCCATTTATCATAATTTCTGCGGATTTCTTGGCAGCCCGTGCTCGTTGAGTAGGAGGACTACCCTCACGCTTGGGTACTTGAGCGCCTCCCATACCCTTCTTTGCTCTTGGGGATTTCGGGCCTTTATGACGCTGCCTCTTTTTATTAGGAACATTTACCTTTTCAACAACACCAGCCTCTTCAACTAGCTCGAGCGGTTCATCCTTTGTTGAATAAGGTGGTTGAAACATTTCCATATGATGAGATGAAGATGTTTCAGGCAAAACAGCTGCATAATCATGGTTTCCAGGCAACACATTGAGAAGCTTTTCTCTCTGGCCAATCCAAGCGTCCCTCACGTACTCCATAGGCATCAGGGGCTGGGAAATCCCAATATCCCTATGGTAAAAGCCTTCATTCATACTTGTCATGATCGCAGCACTTCGCGAACCCAAAATTGGTTTCTCAGGCATTGTTGGGGACATGAGCTGAAGACCCAGATTTCCTCTAACAGGTGTTGGCTCATAGTAACCCCAATTACGAATATTCAAACTGTTATCTTCATCCATTATTTCAAACATGGACAATTCAAGATAACTTATTTAACCTTAACacaatttgttgttaacattgtGTTCACCTAAAAAAATCTCCAAAAAGATTACAGACAcacaaaaatgaattaaaacccaaattacagactaaaaaaaaaaaaaaactaacaatcaTATTGTTAAACCATAGTAAAGTTCATGtcttgaaactaaaaaattcactATTAACAGAACTAGCAAGCcgaaaaatcaagataaaaaaaagaagaaagaaagaagcatatGGGTCATGGTAAGAAACAAAGATCTTCGCATCCTTGGATTTGtctgagatttttttataaaaaaaactgaatagaCAGTTACTGGTGTAGTATTGAAGCAAAGATAAAGGGACTTACTTTGAAGAAGACGGAGAGAGCTTTTTAGGGTTCTTCTCCACCGCTAAAGAagcacaaaaattaattaattcacgCCATTTTTGTATGCAATTACTTTTTACTCATTTTGTAAGGTGCACTTGCTAGTCCTGTGGGTCAATTggaacattttctttttctcaaatgCCGTTATCTGTGTAAAATATTGATGCCTATTAACTATTTGAATTTattgcatttttatatttttttttatttaaatatagtaattaaactAGCTCATTGTTCAGCGTTAAGCCGCAAATAATAGTAAAATTTCTTTTgagcaagaaaaaaatgtcgtgctttctttttataaaaaaataattttaatcatgaattgaataatatttcaatgaaatactaaaatgaaaaaacatttgttCAGTATTGGTTAACTTCGACTTACTTTTGTAACTCACAgaaataatcttgaatttttttttgtaaagtttaactaaatgttaaaaaataaaataagtaaaaaataatatttgaaaaaaaaaaaaaacttaagtcaatgatttgttttatcaaaattttaaaccaaaagtaaaatagaaaggaaaaaaaaaaaagcttggccATGTAGACTTgggcattatatatatataaaaaatatatgggaCTAAGATAGCAAAACTAAATCGTTGATAATAAAgagtaaaacaatattttttaagttaattatcaaaatagataatcaatgataaaaaaataaatttgtatttaaaaaaaaaattgagatactaacagttcattaaaaaaaaaaaaagcaataaattgAATGTTATGACTTTACTTGTTAAACTTGTAATCCAAGTCATAAAactaattgagttaattttttttatatctaaaaaaaaagacaaaaaaaaaagactagccTACGACCAGGTATGCTAGGCCTCTAGAAGAAACAACTCAGGTTAATGGGCATTTAAGCCCAAGCCACacttgggcttt
The sequence above is drawn from the Populus alba chromosome 15, ASM523922v2, whole genome shotgun sequence genome and encodes:
- the LOC118051022 gene encoding protein BASIC PENTACYSTEINE2, which produces MFEIMDEDNSLNIRNWGYYEPTPVRGNLGLQLMSPTMPEKPILGSRSAAIMTSMNEGFYHRDIGISQPLMPMEYVRDAWIGQREKLLNVLPGNHDYAAVLPETSSSHHMEMFQPPYSTKDEPLELVEEAGVVEKVNVPNKKRQRHKGPKSPRAKKGMGGAQVPKREGSPPTQRARAAKKSAEIMINGINMDISVIPIPVCSCTGNPQQCYRWGCGGWQSACCTTCISVYPLPMSTKRRSARIAGRKMSLGAFKKVLEKLAGEGYDFSNPIDLRTHWAKHGTNKFVTIR
- the LOC118051021 gene encoding protein BASIC PENTACYSTEINE2; translated protein: MDEDNSLNIRNWGYYEPTPVKGNLGLQLMSPTMPEKPFLGSRSAAIMTSMNGGFNHKDVGVSQPMHPMEYMRGAWIGQREKFINVLPGNHNYAAVFPETSSAHHMQVFQPPYSTKDEPLELVEEAGVVEKVNGPNKKRQRQKAPKSPKAKKGKRGPQVPKPEDTLSVQRVRSAKKTAEIMINGINMDISVIPIPVCSCTGNPQQCYRWGCGGWQSACCTTCISVYPLPMSMKRRGARIAGRKMSLGAFKKVLEKLAGEGYDFSNPIDLRTHWAKHGTNKFVTIR